A region of the Oncorhynchus clarkii lewisi isolate Uvic-CL-2024 chromosome 29, UVic_Ocla_1.0, whole genome shotgun sequence genome:
TTAGAGTATGAGACTAACCATCACTTCCTGACTTAGTGGGGGATGAAAGCTGGAAATGTTGAATTGGGAGGCGTTCTTCCTGTTTTTCATTCTGACAGCTGTGTGCACACATTAGTGTGTCCTGACAAGTCCTTGAGAATTGTTCagtatatgatataaaacactgCATGTCTATTTAGGTACCTATCCCTACCTCCACAAACTGAAGTGGGTTTAGTGTTCCCTAGACCCAAACCCACCATCTCCCTATTTATCTCTATTTCAGACTGACAGATGGGATGTGACACTGTCCTCAGATCTGCGGCTTGCAAATTTTTTATAAGGACTTCATTCTCCTTTTCCcacagtcttctctctctccttccattgcCCTATCTCCCTTCCATCTCTTTCCTTTCCCTCTATCACTCATTCATACTTTACAGTCAACTACGCCTGCTCTCCTTTAATTCATGTGTCAGTGTTCATGTTCATCACTCCTGGTCCCTGTCATTCAAGGACACTCTGTGATAACTCAGATCAATTGTAAAATCACTGGGGTGTTTTGTACATGACAGTATTACAATGGAAGACCACACAGAGGTGTTTGTTTTGCATCTAGCCTTTTGATTGATCTATTCATGCTTGCCCAGTTGGAACTGTCTCTCAGGTTCTGTAGGATGGCTGTGTCGCTGAGTGGAGCTTACCTGTACACCAGGGCGTCGTCTGCAGTGCAGTTGTACTGGATCTGGTACATCCACACCAGGTACGGCCCAGTGGCCCGGCCCAGGACCCAGCGCACCTGGGCAGAGGTGGCAGTCGCTCCCAGGACCCCCACCAAATGCTCACTGGCATCTCCATCTCCACTCTCCCCCTCTGTGGCGTTCTTGACAGtcaccacccctccaccacccttCCGGCCTGCCCCTCTTCTCCCACTGGAGATATCTGATGACCCGGGATCCCCTCGAGGGCTGGTTAGGGGGACAGTGTTGTTGCCGCGGTGAGGGAGGGGGATGATCTTCAGGTCTATCAGGGCCGTAGCCTCCCCGGCAGCATTGATGGCAATGCAGGTGTATGCCCCATCGTCACGGGCACGGGTCACCAGCACGTCCAGTGTGCCGTTGTAGTAGGAGTGCACACGGCTGGAGTTGGCTACTATGCGGTCGTCAGGGGAGATCCAGTGGATGATTGGCTCTGGGTCTCCAATGGCACGGCACCTCAGCGTGGCCCTCTGGCCCTCCAGCACCCACAGCTTGTTGGAGTGGCGCGTGATGAGCGGAGGCTCACAGGTAAACTCCTCTTCTGGAATGGACCAGAAGTAGCGCCCAGCCAGGTGGACGGGAGTGGCGCACGTCTCCATGTCGTCCCCGCGGATCAGCCGCCTCAACCACAGCAGCTCACAGTTACAGTGCAGGGGGTTCCCACCGAAGCTCAGGCTGATGACAGTGTTGTAGGGGGTGGGGCTGACCACGCCTGTCTGGGAGCGGGAGAACAGGGGGTCAGGGGGTAGAGTCTGCAGCCGGTTGGACGTCATGTCGAGACGAGCCAGCTTGTAGAGTTCTCCGAAGGAGCCCTCGGCGATGTGGTCCAGGAGGTTGTGGTCCAGGTTGAGGGTGTGCAGGCTGGCCATGTTCTGGATGGCCTCCCAGGGGACCTTCCTCAGGTTGTTGTAGGACAGGTCCAGATCCTCCAGCGTTTGCAGGAAGTCATCAAATGCCTCGGTGGAGATGTTGGTCAGctggttgttgttgatgatgaggtGCTGCAAGTTAGTTAGGCCGGACAGATCTTTTGGCCCCACCACGATCAGCCGGTTGGTGTCCAGGTGAAGTGAACGCAGGCTCTGAAGGTCAGCGAAGGCCAGAGGTTTCAGGGCATGGATGGTGTTCCTGGACAGAGTTAGCTCTACCAGGCCTGACATGTTGGCAAAGTCCACTCTGCCCACCTCCAGGATGAAGTTGTCAGCCAGACGGAGCTCCACTGTGCGCCGGTCAATGTCAGGAGGGACGAACAGCAGGCCCTTGTTGACACAGAGTGTGCTCAGAGACTCTGAGAGGTTTCGGCACACACAGTGGAAGGGACAGATGGAGACCATGCCCCAGGTCTCTCCAGCGGACACGCCCGTGCCCAGCAGAGCAGAGAACACACAGGAGCAGGTCACCACGGCCAGCCAGACTACAGTCTGTGGGGTCATAGAGCAGGCAGGGGGTCTCAGGGAAGGGCTGGTGACTTTTGGCTTGAATTCAATAGGAGATAACAGGTTTATTTCCGGGTGGACACCTTTTAGAGAGTGTTGCTTTGGAGAGAGCCTCCTAGAGGATTTTGAGTGGGGTGGAGCTGAGTATGGGTGTGATATTTGTGATTTGGATTTAGGCATTGTTGAGCTGGTTATCCATTGACCTACAGAAGAACAAGTGGGAAATCATTATCTCTCA
Encoded here:
- the LOC139388061 gene encoding leucine-rich repeat and fibronectin type-III domain-containing protein 4-like, yielding MPKSKSQISHPYSAPPHSKSSRRLSPKQHSLKGVHPEINLLSPIEFKPKVTSPSLRPPACSMTPQTVVWLAVVTCSCVFSALLGTGVSAGETWGMVSICPFHCVCRNLSESLSTLCVNKGLLFVPPDIDRRTVELRLADNFILEVGRVDFANMSGLVELTLSRNTIHALKPLAFADLQSLRSLHLDTNRLIVVGPKDLSGLTNLQHLIINNNQLTNISTEAFDDFLQTLEDLDLSYNNLRKVPWEAIQNMASLHTLNLDHNLLDHIAEGSFGELYKLARLDMTSNRLQTLPPDPLFSRSQTGVVSPTPYNTVISLSFGGNPLHCNCELLWLRRLIRGDDMETCATPVHLAGRYFWSIPEEEFTCEPPLITRHSNKLWVLEGQRATLRCRAIGDPEPIIHWISPDDRIVANSSRVHSYYNGTLDVLVTRARDDGAYTCIAINAAGEATALIDLKIIPLPHRGNNTVPLTSPRGDPGSSDISSGRRGAGRKGGGGVVTVKNATEGESGDGDASEHLVGVLGATATSAQVRWVLGRATGPYLVWMYQIQYNCTADDALVYRILPPTSNAFLLKNLVSGADYSLCVLAIFDDGLSTLATTKVLGCTQFSTKEDFPECRSLQAHFLGGTLTIMVGGVIVVMLLVFTVAMMVRHRVCGDCRDEGHYPAHHHDNFLPSKGEVDVYAQTNGNGRVMMVALPKGILGQKAKPLPSKTKPQAKNKPRTTLDSDQLSGERKAEEQGLEVGVRGKRFPPFTPESERVTLYYSPAITSQTLPHPRAHKALRHSGKLKLRRSEERERDLDKMVGSRCSLDSGAQGEEGRLDDWRRGDRPPLGRTRSCSFDVGEITTTTCYSYAKRLSVIWTRRSQSVHGMLVQCASTASSASSMGSDQQPALTHGYLHAFNTSNSNSNTRVAAKAGDLEESVV